In Daphnia magna isolate NIES linkage group LG7, ASM2063170v1.1, whole genome shotgun sequence, a single genomic region encodes these proteins:
- the LOC116926036 gene encoding pre-mRNA-splicing factor ATP-dependent RNA helicase PRP16, whose amino-acid sequence MADLDNVDILEGSAPTTGGIVVRKKKGSAQIEEGPKESLLGLDKLAEQKRRLKEALLQDLKEEAEQKKLDEGFQKPHLKVDKKILRASYETPTYTGGVSDEARNRLQHRQDRDKQRKFQTTSKAKNEKHRDESPKFKRPGERRDDRSIREDSKRSRRSDNGWETPKFRDEPSTPKIHVKDTPSRSSWDDDDLAASKGWEKDQAERRERRSQASGGSSERRERRGDWSERGDRRTSDRSERGDRRDSDWSERGNRRSNDRSERRGSNFSERSERIAYSHYKSARSQRYNTPRDSGIGSSVATSDRPATPEVEIDAEEWEAEQKRLDREWYGLDDGYDADSSQPFGGVSEEYAQRKEEQLEQKKHKRVSAKQKQIQKDNELWERNRMLTSGVVTTIDVDEDYEEEAEARVHLLVHNIVPPFLDGRYVFTKQPEAVVPVRDPTSDLAMAARKGSALVRVYREQKERKKAQKKHWELAGTKIGNIMGVEARPEEDAGAVDETTGETDYKTSQRFAEHMKSTDNASSDFAKKKTLQQQRQYLPSFAVRQQLLTIIRENPVVIIVGETGSGKTTQLTQYLHEAGYSKYGMIGCTQPRRVAAMSVAKRVSEEMGCNLGDEVGYSIRFEDCTSEKTIIKYMTDGILLRESLREPDLDNYSVVIMDEAHERSLNTDVLFGLLRDVVSRRQDLKLIVTSATMDSTKFADFFGNVPVFIIPGRTFPVDLMFSKNPCEDYVDSAVKQAIQVHLQPTQGDILIFMPGQEDIEVTCEVIQERLEQVDNAPPLLVLPIYSQLPSELQAKIFQKSTDGVRKCVVATNIAETSLTVDGIMFVIDAGFCKLKVYNPRIGMDALQIYPISQANANQRAGRAGRTGPGQCFRLYTERQYKDEMLITTLPEIQRTNLANVVLLLKSLSVQDLLQFHFMDPPPQENMLNSMFQLWTLGALENTGALTPLGRQMVEFPLDPALSKMLIASVDMKCSADCLVIVSMLSVPAIFFRPKGREEDSDAAREKFQVPESDHLTLLHVYNQWKISNYSSTWCQKHFIHHKAMRKVREVRQQLKDIMDQLKLPIISSGQDWDVIRKCICSAYFHQAARLKGIGEYVHCRTGMPCHLHPTSALFGMGYTPDYVVYHELIMTSKEYMQCVTAVEATWLAEMGPMFYSVKQAGAGRSQKRRQAQETMSTMEEEMKLAQEQMVAEKEERLKKEESVRKKSSIVTPGRAPEGTPRRTPARFGL is encoded by the exons ATGGCAGATTTAGATAATGTGGATATATTGGAAGGTTCAGCACCTACAACGGGTGGCATTGTAGTTCGTAAGAAAAAAGGTAGCGCGCAAATTGAAGAAGGCCCCAAAGAATCTTTGCTGGGACTGGACAAGCTTGCTG AACAGAAGCGAAGACTAAAAGAAGCCTTACTACAAGATCTCAAAGAGGAGgctgaacaaaaaaaacttgatgaAGGATTCCAGAAACCTCATCTCAAGGTTGACAAAAAGATTCTACGGGCATCATATGAAACACCAACTTATACTGGAGGTGTTTCTGATGAAGCTAGAAACAGATTACAGCACAGGCAGGATCGTGATAAACAACGCAAGTTCCAGACTACCTCAAAA GcaaaaaatgagaaacatAGGGATGAAAGTCCAAAATTTAAGCGTCCTGGCGAAAGAAGAGACGATCGTAGCATTAGAGAAGATAGCAAACGATCCAGACGTTCAGATAATGGATGGGAGACGCCTAAATTCCGGGACGAACCTTCGACACCGAAGATCCATGTAAAAGACACGCCATCACGATCCAGCTGGGACGATGACGATCTTGCTGCCTCTAAAGGCTGGGAAAAGGATCAAGCTGAACGACGAGAACGTAGAAGCCAAGCCAGTGGTGGCTCATCAGAGCGTCGTGAGAGAAGAGGAGACTGGTCCGAAAGAGGGGATCGACGTACTTCAGATAGGTCTGAAAGAGGAGATCGACGTGATTCAGATTGGTCTGAACGAGGAAATCGCAGAAGCAATGACAGATCTGAACGTCGAGGATCAAACTTCTCCGAACGCAGTGAACGTATTGCATATTCCCATTACAA GAGTGCTCGGAGTCAGCGTTACAACACACCTAGAGACTCTGGTATAGGAAGTTCAGTTGCTACATCTGACCGTC CCGCCACACCTGAAGTGGAAATAGATGCAGAAGAATGGGAGGCAGAGCAAAAACGCCTTGATCGTGAATGGTACGGTCTCGATGATGGTTACGACGCTGATTCCAGTCAACCCTTTGGTGGAGTCAGCGAAGAATATGCCCAACGCAAAGAAGAACAACTCGAACAAAAGAAACACAAGCGTGTGTCTGCCAAGCAGAAGCAGATTCAAAAAGATAACGAGCTGTGGGAACGCAATCGAATGTTAACCAGTGGTGTCGTCACCACCATTGATGTCGACGAGGACTACGAAGAAGAAGCTGAAGCTCGCGTTCATCTTCTTGTCCACAATATTGTTCCGCCTTTTCTTGACGGACGCTACGTTTTTACGAAACAACCAGAAGCGGTCGTGCCCGTCAGA GATCCGACGTCTGATTTGGCCATGGCAGCTCGTAAAGGTTCAGCTTTGGTGCGTGTTTATCGCGAGCAAAAGGAGCGAAAGAAAGCGCAAAAGAAACACTGGGAGTTGGCCGGTACCAAGATAGGTAACATCATGGGTGTAGAAGCTCGTCCCGAAGAG GATGCCGGTGCAGTTGATGAAACAACGGGAGAAACGGATTATAAAACGAGCCAGCGATTTGCTGAACATATGAAAAGCACTGACAATGCATCCAGTGATTtcgcaaagaagaaaacactTCAACAGCAACGTCAGTATCTTCCCAGCTTTGCTGTTCGCCAACAG TTGTTGACGATCATTCGCGAGAATCCAGTGGTCATCATCGTCGGTGAAACAGGTAGCGGTAAAACAACCCAGTTGACACAGTATCTCCATGAAGCTGGTTACAGCAA GTACGGAATGATTGGTTGTACGCAACCTAGACGTGTTGCAGCTATGAGTGTGGCTAAGCGTGTCTCGGAGGAAATGGGATGCAATTTAGGCGATGAAGTTGGTTATTCAATCCGTTTTGAAGATTGTACGAGTGAA AAAACTATCATCAAGTACATGACAGACGGTATTCTACTTCGTGAATCTCTTCGTGAACCTGACCTGGACAATTATAGTGTTGTGATCATGGACGAGGCCCACGAGCGTTCTCTCAACACGGACGTACTCTTTGGTCTTTTAAGAGAT GTTGTTAGTCGTCGACAAGATTTAAAACTGATCGTTACATCGGCCACGATGGACTCGACAAAGTTTGCAGATTTTTTCGGCAACGTACCCGTCTTCATCATTCCCGGTCGAACATTCCCGGTAGACCTCATGTTCAGCAAAAATCCGTGCGAGGACTATGTGGATTCTGCCGTCAAACAGGCCATTCAAGTCCATCTTCAACCCACGCAAG GAGATATCTTGATCTTTATGCCCGGCCAGGAAGACATTGAAGTGACATGCGAGGTAATACAGGAAAGGTTAGAACAGGTTGACAATGCACCTCCGCTATTGGTATTGCCAATCTATTCTCAACTTCCGTCCGAGCTGCAAGccaaaatttttcaaaaatctaCCGATGGAGTAAGGAAATGCGTCGTAGCCACAAATATTGCCGAGACTTCACTTACAGTGGATGGCATTATGTTTGTCATCGATGCCGGATTCTGCAAACTTAAAGTTTACAACCCACGTATCGGTATGGACGCCCTTCAGATCTATCCCATCAGCCAAGCCAACGCCAATCAGCGTGCCGGCCGAGCCGGGCGTACAGGCCCGGGCCAGTGTTTTCGGCTCTACACGGAACGTCAGTACAAAGACGAGATGTTGATCACAACGTTACCTGAAATCCAACGGACGAATTTGGCCAATGTGGTACTCCTACTGAAATCTCTCAGCGTTCAGGATCTGCTACAGTTTCATTTCATGGATCCCCCTCCACAG GAAAACATGTTGAACTCGATGTTTCAGCTGTGGACTTTGGGAGCGCTGGAGAACACAGGAGCATTAACACCACTCGGTCGGCAAATGGTCGAGTTCCCATTGGATCCGGCTCTTTCGAAAATGTTGATCGCTTCGGTTGACATGAAGTGCAGCGCCGATTGTCTCGTCATCG TATCGATGCTTTCTGTGCCGGCCATTTTCTTTCGACCGAAAGGCCGTGAGGAAGATTCTGACGCCGCCCGTGAAAAGTTTCAAGTACCGGAATCGGATCATTTAACACTTTTGCACGTCTACAACCAATGGAAAATTAGCAA TTATTCGTCGACTTGGTGCCAAAAGCATTTCATTCACCACAAAGCCATGCGTAAAGTTCGCGAAGTACGACAGCAGTTGAAAGACATTATGGACCAACTCAAGTTGCCCATCATTTCGTCAGGTCAAGACTGGGATGTGATTCGCAAATGCATCTGTTCTG CTTATTTCCACCAGGCAGCACGATTAAAAGGTATCGGCGAGTACGTGCATTGTCGAACGGGTATGCCCTGTCATTTGCATCCCACTTCAGCTCTTTTTGGCATGGGCTACACACCAGATTACGTCGTCTACCATGAACTTATTATGACTTCCAAG GAATACATGCAGTGCGTTACAGCGGTAGAAGCCACTTGGTTGGCTGAGATGGGTCCCATGTTCTACTCTGTAAAACAAGCTGGTGCAGGAAGGAGTCAGAAGCGACGACAAGCACAAGAGACCATGTCTACTATGGAGGAGGAGATGAAATTGGCTCAGGAACAGATGGTTGCTGAGAAAGAAGAACGACTGAAAAAAGAGGAATCTGTCCGCAAAAA ATCGTCGATTGTTACACCTGGACGGGCACCGGAAGGGACACCACGTCGGACACCCGCTCGATTCGGATTATAG
- the LOC116926065 gene encoding mitochondrial carrier homolog 2, producing the protein MSSEQGSWSNIVFRCAVATGAHPIDLTKTLIQLGHEPIAPKPTTTLFGRPALGLPSVFQYIGYIKKRDGFFGLYRGLGPKMCATIIKGMAFQKATEIFIVQVEGKKEKKRDPYSEDDDEEEAQAEEETFSGFALTLCRNITATTVSILASQPFHVIAVRTMAQFIGEEQKYTGVFASAKEIYHESGVAGFFQGVTPRLLGELLALVLASSVSFTVSTYALGDPRYRASIKTAVGFLSTSLTYPFSVVSTCMAVSGSGLVAGQPPDMPIYVNWTDCWSHLSRNNQLKRGSSIIWRYYTGTTAVLRPY; encoded by the exons a TGAGTTCTGAGCAGGGTTCCTGGAGCAATATTGTTTTCAGATGTGCGGTAGCTACCGGAGCTCATCCAATCGATCTCACCAAGACGCTTATACAATTGGGCCATGAACCTATAGCTCCCAAACCAACCACAACACTTTTTGGAAGACCAGCTCTTGGTCTACCTAGTGTATTCCAATACA TTGGTTATATTAAAAAGCGAGATGGATTTTTTGGGCTCTACAGGGGACTGGGTCCCAAAATGTGTGCAACCATTATCAAAGGCATGGCTTTCCAGAAAGCCACTGAAATATTCATTGTGCAAGTAgaaggcaaaaaagaaaa GAAAAGAGACCCATACTCTGAAGatgatgacgaagaagaagcaCAAGCTGAGGAGGAAACGTTTTCTGGGTTCGCGTTAACTCTCTGTCGCAATATTACCGCCACTACCGTATCCATCTTAGCTAGCCAGCCTTTCCACGTGATTGCCGTACGGACCATGGCGCAATTTATCGGAGAAGAACAGAAGTACAC AGGAGTTTTTGCTTCCGCAAAAGAAATCTACCACGAGAGTGGAGTTGCAGGGTTCTTCCAAGGAGTTACCCCTAGACTTCTTGGTGAACTGTTAGCTCTCGTTCTGGCTTCGTCCGTCAGCTTCACGGTCAGCACCTACGCGCTCGGTGATCCGCGCTACAGAGCAAGCATTAAAACGGCCGTtggg TTTTTGTCAACATCATTGACCTATCCGTTCAGCGTTGTATCGACTTGTATGGCAGTCAGCGGTTCTGGCTTAGTTGCTGGTCAACCCCCTGACATGCCCATTTACGTCAATTGGACCGACTGCTGGTCACATTTATCGCGCAATAATCAGCTCAAAAGAGGCTCGTCTATTATATGGCGTTATTACACCGGAACGACTGCCGTGTTGCGACCATATTAG